A region of Candidatus Flexicrinis proximus DNA encodes the following proteins:
- a CDS encoding peptidoglycan bridge formation glycyltransferase FemA/FemB family protein: MLTPVTPSPAEWDAFVRSQPQAHALQLAAWAEHKTHFGWRYVRVGLKDGAQLAAGAQVLIRPLPGKLFTMAYIPHGGYVSAPEQWPALIAAVEHASSRFRAAFIKWEPGLYKDGLIPDPGRLGFSESPQTVQPPRTITLDITGDDEAILARMNQGTRRKIRQSQKSGLRLWEASSADVRRFCDLMDATGTRNKFGVHTREYYQLAFDLFAPRDCVLILAEHEGDLLAGVMVFAVEGAPEPTAWYFYGASNDHKRDLMASYGVQWAAIQWAKARGCATYDLWGIPDAEETELEAHFQVRSDGLWGVYGFKRGWGGQIIRTLGAWDKPLIGPVYWAYQRALAWRG, translated from the coding sequence ATGCTTACTCCCGTAACTCCTTCGCCTGCCGAATGGGATGCGTTTGTGCGCTCCCAGCCGCAGGCGCACGCCCTCCAGCTTGCGGCATGGGCCGAACACAAGACCCATTTCGGCTGGCGCTATGTACGCGTTGGCCTCAAAGACGGCGCGCAACTGGCCGCCGGCGCGCAGGTGCTGATCCGGCCGCTGCCGGGGAAGCTGTTCACCATGGCCTATATCCCGCACGGCGGCTACGTGAGCGCGCCGGAGCAGTGGCCGGCGCTGATCGCCGCCGTCGAACACGCGTCCAGCCGCTTTCGCGCGGCGTTTATCAAGTGGGAGCCGGGGCTGTATAAAGACGGGCTGATACCCGACCCGGGCCGGCTTGGGTTCAGCGAATCCCCGCAGACCGTCCAGCCGCCGCGCACGATCACGCTGGATATCACGGGCGACGACGAGGCGATTCTGGCGCGCATGAATCAGGGAACACGGCGCAAAATACGCCAGAGTCAGAAATCCGGCCTGCGTTTATGGGAGGCATCGAGCGCCGACGTCAGGCGCTTCTGCGACCTGATGGATGCGACCGGCACGCGCAACAAATTTGGCGTTCACACCCGTGAGTACTATCAACTGGCGTTCGACCTGTTCGCGCCGCGCGACTGCGTGCTGATCCTGGCCGAACACGAGGGCGACCTGCTGGCCGGGGTGATGGTCTTTGCCGTCGAAGGCGCGCCGGAGCCGACCGCATGGTATTTCTACGGCGCATCGAACGACCATAAGCGCGACCTGATGGCCAGCTACGGCGTGCAGTGGGCGGCGATCCAATGGGCAAAAGCGCGCGGATGCGCCACCTATGACCTGTGGGGCATCCCGGATGCCGAGGAAACCGAACTGGAGGCGCATTTCCAGGTTCGCAGCGATGGACTGTGGGGGGTCTACGGCTTCAAGCGCGGCTGGGGCGGCCAGATCATCCGCACGCTGGGCGCGTGGGACAAACCGCTGATCGGGCCGGTGTACTGGGCGTACCAGCGGGCACTGGCCTGGCGCGGCTGA
- a CDS encoding DUF5615 family PIN-like protein: MIRFLADENFNGAVLRGLKRRIPDIDIIRVQDTEYYRAADPDVLAFAASEMRILLTHDINTINKSAYARLSAGLAMPGVFQVPAEMSPGQAIEDLVLIVLASEAHEWGAKVTHLPLK, from the coding sequence GTGATACGCTTTCTGGCCGACGAAAACTTCAATGGGGCTGTCCTTCGGGGTCTGAAGCGCAGGATCCCGGACATCGACATCATTCGAGTACAGGACACAGAATACTATCGTGCGGCCGACCCAGATGTACTGGCATTTGCCGCGAGCGAGATGCGAATTCTGCTGACCCACGATATCAACACCATCAATAAGTCTGCATATGCACGGCTGAGTGCGGGATTAGCGATGCCTGGTGTCTTTCAGGTTCCGGCAGAAATGTCTCCTGGACAGGCAATCGAAGATCTTGTTCTGATCGTCCTGGCATCCGAAGCGCACGAGTGGGGCGCGAAGGTGACGCACCTACCCCTCAAATGA